In a genomic window of Anoxybacter fermentans:
- a CDS encoding amino acid ABC transporter permease, producing MDFRIDLILQSLPVLGQGLLMTLELTVLAVAIGTVLGTLFGLMRVSKNKIFYFLASMYVDFFRGTPLLVQLFLVYMGLPQILGFPLDRFTAAIATLSLNSGAYIAEIVRAGIQSIDKGQWEAALSLGMNYQQMMRYVILPQAFKRIIPALGNEFIAMLKDSSLVAVISLEELLRKGQLIITRTFRPFEIYFAVAILYLLLTTLISRFIAYTERRLNIESTDN from the coding sequence GTGGATTTTCGCATAGATTTAATTTTGCAATCCCTGCCTGTGTTGGGGCAGGGACTCTTAATGACATTAGAGTTAACAGTTCTTGCAGTGGCGATTGGTACAGTTCTAGGAACATTATTTGGCTTGATGCGGGTATCAAAGAACAAAATCTTTTACTTTCTTGCATCAATGTATGTAGATTTCTTTCGCGGTACTCCCCTATTGGTTCAACTTTTTCTGGTTTACATGGGATTACCTCAGATTCTTGGTTTCCCGTTAGATAGATTTACAGCGGCTATTGCTACCCTTAGTCTGAATAGTGGAGCCTATATTGCCGAAATAGTAAGAGCCGGGATTCAGTCCATTGATAAAGGACAATGGGAAGCTGCACTATCTTTAGGGATGAATTATCAACAGATGATGAGATATGTTATTTTACCTCAGGCATTTAAAAGAATTATACCAGCCCTTGGCAATGAATTTATTGCTATGCTGAAGGACTCATCACTTGTAGCTGTTATATCTTTAGAGGAGTTATTGAGAAAGGGACAATTGATAATCACCCGGACTTTTAGACCTTTTGAAATTTATTTTGCTGTAGCTATTTTATATCTACTGCTAACTACCCTGATTTCCCGATTTATTGCCTATACAGAAAGGAGGCTTAATATTGAGTCAACCGATAATTGA